GTAATAGAGAAGGGAGCAGGACATGGGGTTTGGATGGTAGTGGAAGGTAACAGCACTCACCAgaaaaaaaccaatgaaatagGTGGCAGAATTCCACTGCAAGTGTCACTCTAACAACCAAATTTGCGTCATgagagagggtttttttttttctcctgaaaattaGCTGTAAAGGGTAAGGAAGCAGTATTTAAGCTGAACAGAACTAAGAAATTACATGCAAAACAGGATACCCATTAGAAAGCTGAAGATTAAGGGGAGGATCGTGCAGGTGTGTTTCAAACAAAATATAAGGAGGCAGACAAACCTATCCAGGAATGTGGAAATATTGGGCATGGAGTCCAATTGCAAGAAAACGACACAGCAGAATCCACGGACCATTCACAGGTGGTCCCATGAGTTCCCAAACATGGGCACAACACTGGACAGATTGGAAATATCTTGACACATGCTAAGCACAATCCCTTGGATGTGATGGCAAGGATTGGCTAGAACCTGCTAAATGGGTCTTTGAAACATGCGGGAAATGGGTCCCCTGGGGAATCTAAGCGTGCACACTATCAAATCGTGGGATGTAGGCAAAAAAAAGCCTGGAACTGAACCAGTTTTCCTGATGCGAATGGAGGGAGTGTCCTGAGACAGACACTCATATATGaggcaaaaaagagaaaggtCCAAGGGATGGGAGGAAAAATGAGGAAGATAAATGGTACAAGAACAGGAGTATGTAGGATGTGGCTTGGGGTGTGATGCCATTGGCTTCTGGTCACAGACCTATGGGACTCCCGTCAGACTGAGATAGCATTTGAAAAGGGTCTGTGCCACGGGAGGCATGACCGCGGTATCATGGGCAGGAGGCAGCTGCTTGGCGTTGGTACAGTAGGAGTCCTCAGTGTGCAGGAAGGCTGAAAGATAATCCGATTGACCTCCCCGGGGGTTGAGGTGAGGCGGCTGCCAGCGCGTGTGTCTTTGCGCCTCAGCGGGCAAGTGCAGCCAGCGGAGGGGGTCTTGGTTCCTGGCAGGGGCGTGCCGCAGGCCAGGAGAGCGGTTGCTGGGGCTGTGCCGTGTGCTGGCCGTTGGCGAGGGCTGAGGCAGCGTTGGGCTGAGGGCCTGtgccaggagaggagggaggaggggtgccCACGTGTGCAGGGTCTCAGAGGTGTCGCGGGTCCCTGTTGTCCCGCCAGAGGCCCGAGGTGGGCCCGTTGGGACCCGGGAGCGGCCCCGGGTCGGTTGCTGGGATGAGACCCTCCAGCTGAAGTGGGGGCGGGGCCTTGTCCCGCCCTGCATGCTGCTCGTGGGTGCTTTTGGAGGCCACGTTCGGCAAGCGGGGAGAGTTGAGTTGCGCTGGGCCCTTGCTCGTGGCCGGTTGGCCCTAAGCGCGCGGGTGCAGGAGCGCCCGGGGTCCCGACTGCGCCATGTCCCGCTGGGCATGCAGCGCGGTGCCATTAGGTGGGCAGAGCACAGGGGTGGTGTGGTGGGAGGCCCCTGAGGCGAAGGGGCCGTGGCAGGATGGGATGGTAGCGCTGCAGTGTGTGTTCGCCCCCGAGGTGGAACACTGGGCTGATTGTGAGCGAGGGCGCTGTTGTGCAGCTGCGGGAGTCATGGGTCTGAGGGCCCTGGAGGACGCCGGAAGCGCGGAGGGCATCGGCGTCGCACAGCCCGCCAGGCCGCCGGGACGGGCGCCTTCCGTGGCGCTTCCCCGAGGTTGGGCCAGGTGTGTCCTCCCAGCCGCGGGGTCCAAGAGCTGCTGCGTGGCCCGCTGAGGGAGGGGGATGCGGGGCAGGCAGGTGTGAGCGTGTGGGTTTCTGGGCCGGCGGCCGGACGCCTGTGTCGGAGGCCTGGGCCCTGGTCCACAGTGTCCCTTTTCTCACGGATGCGTGTCCTTTGTGTACACTGCTCAGGGGGAGTTGGCGTGGGAGGCGTGGCGAGAGCCTGGCAGCAGGGTGCCCAGCTTTGCCGAGGACGTCGGGCCCCGATGACCAGCTGGCATCCGTGTGTCCACGGCGGTGTGTGGCGAGGACGGTAAGCAGTGCTTGGACCCCGGCCCTTGCCCTCCACCCTGAGGACCTGGCTGAGCTGCGAGGGCCACGTCCTCCGTGGCCGGGCGGTGGGCCGCGCCTTGGGCAGGCGTGGAGCGGAACTCCCGTCCCCGTGGCTGGGATGGCCCGGGCCTGGACCCTGCGCGCAGCCAGAGGTGTCGCGGGTGGCCGGCTGGTCCCGGTCCCGCGCAGCGACACGGACCTGGTAGCCTGGTCCCGCGTGCTCGGATCGATGATGAGTCCTCCAATAACATTCCTTGGAAAAGCTGAACAAAATGAGTGAAAACTCACTACCGTCTCGCTCATCGTGACTGAGGTCCAGCACGTTGGCAGCGGCAGAGGCGGCAGCGGCCAGGCACAGCAGTTCCCGGGTGTTCCCGCTCCTTGGGCACGCAGAGGGGGTGCCCCTGGGCCAGGCTGGTGTGCGGAGGGAGGGGCTGTGGGCGCCCCTCCGGGGGGTGAGCACGTGGCACGGGAGGCGTGCCCGTGGTGTCACGGGCTGTGCCCGGCCGCTTGGCGTTGGTGCGGTAGGAGTCCTCAGTGTGCAGGTGGGCGGGCGGCTGGCACCTGTGTGTCCGAGCGCAGGCCCCGGGAGTCCCGGCAGGCCGTGGAGTCCGGCGGGTGCCCGGGCAGTGCCCTGGTCCCCTTTTGCCTGCGGGTGAGGTGGTTGGAGACCTCGGGTGGAGCGTGGAGTAGGAGGCAGCAGCGAGGGAGGGCCCCAGGGGTGGGGAGGCACAGGGAGGCCTGGGAATGTTGGAGGGGCCGCGGCGCGTTGGAGGCGGCGTGAGATGTGCGGGCTTTGGCGTGGGGCCTGAGCCCTCGTCGGTGCCACGCGAGCGGGTGGCCCGTGGAATGAagagggtggagggtggaggggggCTGTGTGGTGGGTGCCAGCGAGGCACGTTAGGGGAGATGCGAGTTCGGTCCTGGGTGGGCGCGGGTGCCCGTGTGGTGTGTCCCGGAAGACCCAGGCCGAGGAGGCGGTCGGGGCGTTGACCTGCCTTTGCCGTGGCAGTACCACGGGGGGTGGCGCGGGTGGTGCCCGGCTGGGAAGGCTGGAGTGGCGGTGTGGCATGCCCCAGACTGGCCCTGGTGTCCACCAGGGGCAGCGATTGGAGTGCGGGCCCCAGGGCCGCACGCAGTGCAGGGGCGCCCCAGCGGGTCCGCAGGAGTCTCTCCGTGGCCGCCTGGGCGTGGCAGGGAAGGCGAGCTTCCCAGGGCGTAGGTAGCCTTTGGCCCGGGGCAGTGGGGTGTTCCCGCAGGCCCTGTTCCCAGGGCCGGCTGGCCTTGCCGACACGGCCCCTCGTGGGTCGGCCCTGCCTGCGCGTGGACCTGTTCCCCCAGGCCGGGGTGGAGGGCGCCCGTGTCCCCGGGCGTGCGGGCAGGGGAGCGTGCTGTCCCGCGGGGCCGCCAGCCGGCCGCTGCCTTGTGCCGCGGGGCTTGTGGCCTAGGNNNNNNNNNNNNNNNNNNNNNNNNNNNNNNNNNNNNNNNNNNNNNNNNNNNNNNNNNNNNNNNNNNNNNNNNNNNNNNNNNNNNNNNNNNNNNNNNNNNNNNNNNNNNNNNNNNNNNNNNNNNNNNNNNNNNNNNNNNNNNNNNNNNNNNNNNNNNNNNNNNNNNNNNNNNNNNNNNNNNNNNNNNNNNNNNNNNNNNNNGTGTGGCGCGTTTGTCCCTGTGTCCTGGGGCAGCCGAGCGTGATGGCACTGAGGGTCTCCCGGAGACCCGTGGATGTGGGCCCGCGTGATGGGGGACGTTGCCGTGTTGAGCTGCAGTAGTTGGTTTGGCAGAGTGGCGTGTCCCAGGGGACCCGGGGCGTACCTGGGGAGCGTGAACTCCCTGGCCATTCCATGGCAGGTGAGGCGCTGTCCCGCGCTTGGCCATGTTGGGGCACTAGGGCTGCTTCCTGGACTTCGGGGCAGACGTAGTCCTGGGTCGCGCTGGACCTCGGTCCCGCTCCACCTGGGCTTGTCAGGCTTCCTGTTGACGGCAGGCGTCATGGTCGCGTTGGGCCTCTGAGTGTGTGCCGGTGACCGTTCCTCGGGGTCCTGTCTCGGGGCTGACATCTCTGGAAGCCTAAGGGCCGCTTTAGTCCTGAGCTGGGGCAGGGACCCCGTGATGGCCGCGACTTCCCGCGGTGCCACCCAGTCGGTAGAGAGAAGGGGGCAAGGCCGAGGAGAGCAGCGCGAGCGTGGATTTTCCTGACGTGCACGTGTGTTCTTCGTCCCTGTTTCTACGCTTGCCAGGGCGCCATGCCGCGGGAGGTTCCCGGGCGAGCTCGGGCTGTGGTGGCGGTGTGAAGAAGAGCAAGGAGGACAGCCCGTCCCCGGCCGCGCGCGTCTCCTCTTGCTGAACCTGGCGCTGCATGGCCTCCCATGGTAAGCTCCTCCTGGCCCCCAGTGAGCCACGCTGGTCACTTTGCAGGTGAGGCTGCCAAGCGTGGATCGATGATGACTCCCACAAAAACATTCCTTGGAAGCTGAACAAAATGAGTGAAAACTCTATACCGTCGTCCTCATCGAACTGAGGTCCACCACGTTGTGCGAGAAGGGCGCAGGCAGGCGGGTGGTGGAGGGGTCAACCTGGCCACATGGTTGAGTGGGGGCTCGGGGGAAATGGGCGTGGCCAGCGGGGGGAGGGTTTTGTGGTCCGAGGCGCAGCCTGTGGTTGCTTGGGCGTGGAGCCCCGTCAGCGCCGGGGCCCCTGGTGCGTGCCCCAGCCGTCGGGTGGCAGGAGAAGGCTTTGGCCTTGTAGGGCGCTTCTGGTCACGGCACCTGAGCACTCTGCTTTTGTGGGCGTACCAGCCTGAGGACCGTGGCGGGCCCGACGGGCACTTGCTCCTCTTTCTGCACAGGAGGTGGTTGTCTGGACGTGTGGCTCCCCATGGCGGGGTTCTAGGTGTCGGGGAGACGCTCGAGGGACCGTAGGCACGGGGTCAAGGCAGGCAGTGGCCAAAGAGAAACAGAAGCGCTAAGGCTCGGGCCCCATAGTTGGCGTTGCCAACGGGAGCGCCACCTTGGCCTTTGCCTGGAGTTGCCGCAGAGGTAGCCCGTGGACTCCCGCGCCCTGTGGGCGGGAGCAGGGCCTCGGGGGCGGCAAAATGTCTCCGAGGTGAGGAGGACAGAAGGCTGGGTGGGACGGCGGACCATTGAAGAAACTGGAAGCAGGGAGACAGAGTCCCACCAATCACGGGTGGGCTGTCGCCGGGCCGCACAGTTGGTGCTGAACCCTGTGACAGATTGTCTTCCCCCTGCCCTTGAGTGGAGAATACTGGTCGGGCCCTGTGTGTCGGTCTGGGTGTCGACTTCGTGGGAAGCGGGGAGCCAAGGCCCTCAGGTGGCCTCTGGGGTAGGTGACGTGGATGTGGACAGTGGCGAATCCTCCTGAGGATCTGTGGTTGTGGGTCCTCGTGACGAGTTGTGGTGTCGGAGGGAGTGATGCCGAGGGAGCTGGCACGCGAGTGGAACACAGATGGGTGGACACGTGCCAGTAGTGGGTGGAGGAAGATCTCCGCTGGGAGGGGTAAGAGTGGCGCGGTTGTCCCTGCGTCCTGGGGCAGCCGAGCGTGATGGCACTGAGGGTCTCCCGGAGACCCGTGGATAGGGGCCGGCGTGGTGGGGAAACTTTCCGTGTTGAGCTTCGGAAGTGTGTTTGGCAGAGTGGGGCGTCCCACGGGAGCTGGGGCGTACCTGGGGAGCCAAGACCCCCTGGCCATCCCGAGCAGGTGAGGCGCTGTCCCGCGGGTGGCCATGTTGGTGCACTAGGGCGGGTTCCTGGACTTCGTGGGAAACGTCCTGGTTCCCGCTCGACCTGGGTCCCGCTCGACCTGGGCTTGTCAGCCTTCCTGTGGACGAAAGGCCTCATGGTCGCGGTGGGCCTCTGAGTGTGTGCCGGTGACCATTCCTCGGGGTCCTGTGTCGGGACTGACGTCTCTGGAAGCCTAAGGGCCGCTTTAGTCCTGAGCTGGGGCAGGGACCCCGTGATGGCCGCGACTTCCCCGCGGTGCCACCCAGTCGGTAGAGAGAAGAGGGCAAGGCCGAGGAGAGCAGCGCGAGCGTGGATTTTCCTGACGTGCACGTGTGTTCTTCGTCCCCGTTTCTACGCTTGCCAGGTCGCCATGCCGCGGGAGGTTCCCGGGCCAGCTCCGGCTGTGGTGGCGGTGTGACGAAGAGCAAGGACGACAGCCCGTCCCCGGCCGCGCGCGTCTCCTCTTGCTGAACCTGGCGCTGCGTGGCCTCCCATGGTAAGCTCCTCCTGGCCCCCAGTGAGCCACGCTGGTCACTTTGCAGGTGAGGCTGCCAAGCGTGGATCGATGATGACTCCCACAAAAACATTCCTTGGAAGCTGAACAAAATGAGTGAAAACTCTATACCGTCGTCCTCATCGAACTGAGGTCCACCACGTTGTGCGAGAAGGGCGCAGTCAGGCGGGTGGTGGAGGGGTCAACCTGGCCACATTGCCGAGTGGGGGCTTGGCGGAAGGGGACGTGGCCGGACTAGGGCGCTTTGTGGTCCGTGGCGCAGCCCGTGGTTTCTTGGGTGTGGGGCCCTGTGGAGCTGGGTCCCCTGGAGCGTGCCCCAGCCGTCGGGTGGCAGGACAAGGCTTTGGCCTTGTAGGGCGCTTCTGGTCACGGGACCTGAGCACTCTGCTTTTGTGGGCGTACCAGGCTGAGGACCGTGGCAGGCCCGACATGGCATGTGCTCCTTTTGCAGCCCAGGAGGTGGTTGTCTGGACGTGGGGTTCCCCGTGGCGCGTTTCTAGGTGTCGGGTAGACACTAGAGGGCGTGTGGGTGCGGGAGCGAGGCAGGCGGTGGCCGAAGAGAATCCGAAGCGCTAAGGCTCGGGCCCCATGGTTGGCGTTGCCAACAGGAGCGCCACCTTGGCCTTTGCCTGGAGGTGCCGCAGAGGTAGCTCGTGGACTCCCGCCCCCTCTGGGCGGGAGCAGTGCCTCGGAGGCGGCCAGATGTCCCCATGGTGAGGAGGACAGAAGCCTGGGTGGGACGGTGGACCTTGGAGGAGACTGGAAGCGGAGACACAGAGTCCCACCAATCGGGGGTGGGCTGTCACCGGGCCACTCGGTGTTGCTGAAACCTGTGACAGATTGTCTTCCCTGTGCCCTTGAGTGGAGAATACTAGTCGGGCCCTGTGTGTCGGTCTGGGTATCGACTTCCCTGGCCAGCTGGGAGCTAAGGACCTCAGGTGGCCTTTGGGGTAGGTGATGTGGATGTGGACAGTGGCGAATCCTCCTGTGGGCCTGTGGTTGTGGGTCCTCGTGACGAGTTGTGGTGTCGGAGGGAGGGATGCTGCGGGCGCTGGCAGGCGTGTTGAGCAGATGGGTGGACACGTGCCAGTAGTGGGTGGAGGAAGATCTCCGCTGGGAGGGGTAAGTGTGGCGCGGTTGTCCCTGTGTCCTGGGGCAGCCGAGCGTGATGGCACTGAGGGTCTCCCGGAGACCCGTGGATGTGGGCCCGCGTGATGGGGGACGTTGCCGTGTTGAGCTGCAGTAGTTGGTTTGGCAGAGTGGCGTGTCCCAGGGGACCCGGGGCGTACCTGGGGAGCGTGAACTCCCTGGCCATTCCATGGCAGGTGAGGCGCTGTCCCGCGCTTGGCCATGTTGGGGCACTAGGGCTGCTTCCTGGACTTCGGGGCAGACGTAGTCCTGGGTCGCGCTGGACCTCGCTCCCGCTCCACCTGGGCTTGTCAGGCTTCCTGTTGACGGCAGGCGTCATGGTCGCGTTGGGCCTCTGAGTGTGTGCCGGTGACCGTTCCTCGGGGTCCTGTCTCGGGGCTGACATCTTTGGAAGCCTAAGGGCCGCTTTAGTCCTGAGCTGGGGCAGGGACCCCGTGATGGCCGCGACTTCCCGCGGTGCCACCCAGTCGGTAGAGAGAAGGGGGCAAGGCCGAGGAGAGCAGCGCGAGCGTGGATTTTCCTGACGTGCACGTGTGTTCTTCGTCCCTGTTTCTACGCTTGCCAGGGCGCCATGCCGCGGGAGGTTCCCGGGCGAGCTCGGGCTGTGGTGGCGGTGTGAAGAAGAGCAAGGAGGACAGGCCACCCCCAGACGCGCGCGTCTCCTCTTGCTGAACCTGGCGCTGCATGGCCTCCCATGGTAAGCTCCTCCTGGCCCCCAGTGAGCCACGCTGGTCACTTTGCAGGTGAGGCTGCCAAGCGTGGATCGATGATGACTCCCACAAAAACATTCCTTGGAAGCTGAACAAAATGAGTGAAAACTCTATACCGTCGTCCTCATCGAACTGAGGTCCACCACGTTGTGCGAGAAGGGCGCAGGCAGGCGGGTGGTGGAGGGGTCAACCTGGCCACATGGTTGAGTGGGGGCTCGGGGGAAATGGGCGTGGCCAGCGGGGGGAGGGTTTTGTGGTCCGAGGCGCAGCCTGTGGTTGCTTGGGCGTGGAGCCCCGTCAGCGCCGGGGCCCCTGGTGCGTGCCCCAGCCGTCGGGTGGCAGGAGAAGGCTTTGGCCTTGTAGGGCGCTTCTGGTCACGGCACCTGAGCACTCTGCTTTTGTGGGCGTACCAGCCTGAGGACCGTGGCGGGCCCGACGGGCACTTGCTCCTCTTTCTGCACAGGAGGTGGTTGTCTCGACGTGTGGCTCCCCATGGCGGGGTTCTAGGTGTCGGGGAGACGCTCGAGGGACCGTAGGCACGGGGTCAAGGCAGGCAGTGGCCAAAGAGAAACAGAAGCGCTAAGGCTCGGGCCCCATAGTTGGCGTTGCCAACGGGCGCGCCACCTTGGCCTTTGCCTGGAGTTGCCGCAGAGGTAGCCCGTGGACTCCCGCGCCCTGTGGGCGGGAGCAGGGCCTCGGGGGCGGCAAAATGTCTCCGAGGTGAGGAGGACAGAAGGCTGGGTGGGACGGCGGACCATTGAAGAAACTGGAAGCAGGGAGACAGAGTCCCACCAATCACGGGTGGGCTGTCGCCGGGCCGCACAGTTGGTGCTGAACCCTGTGACAGATTGTCTTCCCCCTGCCCTTGAGTGGAGAATACTGGTCGGGCCCTGTGTGTCGGTCTGGGTGTCGACTTCGTGGGAAGCGGGGAGCCAAGGCCCTCAGGTGGCCTCTGGGGTAGGTGACGTGGATGTGGACAGTGGCGAATCCTCCTGAGGATCTGTGGTTGTGGGTCCTCGTGACGAGTTGTGGTGTCGGAGGGAGTGATGCCGAGGGAGCTGGCACGCGAGTGGAACACAGATGGGTGGACACGTGCCAGTAGTGGGTGGAGGAAGATCTCCGCTGGGAGGGGTAAGAGTGGCGCGGTTGTCCCTGCGTCCTGGGGCAGCCGAGCGTGATGGCACTGAGGGTCTCCCGGAGACCCGTGGATAGGGGCCGGCGTGGTGGGGAAACTTTCCGTGTTGAGCTTCGGAAGTGTGTTTGGCAGAGTGGGGCGTCCCACGGGAGCTGGGGCGTACCTGGGGAGCCAAGACCCCCTGGCCATCCCGAGCAGGTGAGGCGCTGTCCCGCGGGTGGCCATGTTGGTGCACTAGGGCGGGTTCCTGGACTTCGTGGGAAACGTCCTGGTTCCCGCTCGACCTGGGTCCCGCTCGACCTGGGCTTGTCAGCCTTCCTGTGGACGAAAGGCCTCATGGTCGCGGTGGGCCTCTGAGTGTGTGCCGGTGACCATTCCTCGGGGTCCTGTGTCGGGACTGACGTCTCTGGAAGCCTAAGGGCCGCTTTAGTCCTGAGCTGGGGCAGGGACCCCGTGATGGCCGCGACTTCCCCGCGGTGCCACCCAGTCGGTAGAGAGAAGAGGGCAAGGCCGAGGAGAGCAGCGCGAGCGTGGATTTTCCTGACGTGCACGTGTGTTCTTCGTCCCCGTTTCTACGCTTGCCAGGTCGCCATGCCGCGGGAGGTTCCCGGGCCAGCTCCGGCTGTGGTGGCGGTGTGACGAAGAGCAAGGACGACAGCCCGTCCCCGGCCGCGCGCGTCTCCTCTTGCTGAACCTGGCGCTGCGTGGCCTCCCATGGTAAGCTCCTCCTGGCCCCCAGTGAGCCACGCTGGTCACTTTGCAGGTGAGGCTGCCAAGCGTGGATCGATGATGACTCCCACAAAAACATTCCTTGGAAGCTGAACAAAATGAGTGAAAACTCTATACCGTCGTCCTCATCGAACTGAGGTCCACCACGTTGTGCGAGAAGGGCGCAGTCAGGCGGGTGGTGGAGGGGTCAACCTGGCCACATTGCCGAGTGGGGGCTTGGCGGAAGGGGACGTGGCCGGACTAGGGCGCTTTGTGGTCCGTGGCGCAGCCCGTGGTTTCTTGGGTGTGGGGCCCTGTGGAGCTGGGTCCCCTGGAGCGTGCCCCAGCCGTCGGGTGGCAGGACAAGGCTTTGGCCTTGTAGGGCGCTTCTGGTCACGGGACCTGAGCACTCTGCTTTTGTGGGCGTACCAGGCTGAGGACCGTGGCAGGCCCGACATGGCATGTGCTCCTTTTGCAGCCCAGGAGGTGGTTGTCTGGACGTGGGGTTCCCCGTGGCGCGTTTCTAGGTGTCGGGTAGACACTAGAGGGCGTGTGGGTGCGGGAGCGAGGCAGGCGGTGGCCGAAGAGAATCCGAAGCGCTAAGGCTCGGGCCCCATGGTTGGCGTTGCCAACAGGAGCGCCACCTTGGCCTTTGCCTGGAGGTGCCGCAGAGGTAGCTCGTGGACTCCCGCCCCCTCTGGGCGGGAGCAGTGCCTCGGAGGCGGCCAGATGTCCCCATGGTGAGGAGGACAGAAGCCTGGGTGGGACGGTGGACCTTGGAGGAGACTGGAAGCGGAGACACAGAGTCCCACCAATCGGGGGTGGGCTGTCACCGGGCCACTCGGTGTTGCTGAAACCTGTGACAGATTGTCTTCCCTGTGCCCTTGAGTGGAGAATACTAGTCGGGCCCTGTGTGTCGGTCTGGGTATCGACTTCCCTGGCCAGCTGGGAGCTAAGGACCTCAGGTGGCCTTTGGGGTAGGTGATGTGGATGTGGACAGTGGCGAATCCTCCTGTGGGCCTGTGGTTGTGGGTCCTCGTGACGAGTTGTGGTGTCGGAGGGAGGGATGCTGCGGGCGCTGGCAGGCGTGTTGAGCAGATGGGTGGACACGTGCCAGTAGTGGGTGGAGGAAGATCTCCGCTGGGAGGGGTAAGTGTGGCGCGGTTGTCCCTGTGTCCTGGGGCAGCCGAGCGTGATGGCACTGAGGGTCTCCCGGAGACCCGTGGATGTGGGCCCGCGTGATGGGGGACGTTGCCGTGTTGAGCTGCAGTAGTTGGTTTGGCAGAGTGGCGTGTCCCAGGGGACCCGGGGCGTACCTGGGGAGCGTGAACTCCCTGGCCATTCCATGGCAGGTGAGGCGCTGTCCCGCGCTTGGCCATGTTGGGGCACTAGGGCTGCTTCCTGGACTTCGGGGCAGACGTAGTCCTGGGTCGCGCTGGACCTCGGTCCCGCTCCACCTGGGCTTGTCAGGCTTCCTGTTGACGGCAGGCGTCATGGTCGCGTTGGGCCTCTGAGTGTGTGCCGGTGACCGTTCCTCGGGGTCCTGTCTCGGGGCTGACATCTCTGGAAGCCTAAGGGCCGCTTTAGTCCTGAGCTGGGGCAGGGACCCCGTGATGGCCGCGACTTCCCGCGGTGCCACCCAGTCGGTAGAGAGAAGGGGGCAAGGCCGAGGAGAGCAGCGCGAGCGTGGATTTTCCTGACGTGCACGTGTGTTCTTCGTCCCTGTTTCTACGCTTGCCAGGGCGCCATGCCGCGGGAGGTTCCCGGGCGAGCTCGGGCTGTGGTGGCGGTGTGAAGAAGAGCAAGGAGGACAGCCCGTCCCCGGCCGCGCGCGTCTCCTCTTGCTGAACCTGGCGCTGCATGGCCTCCCATGGTAAGCTCCTCCTGGCCCCCAGTGAGCCACGCTGGTCACTTTGCAGGTGAGGCTGCCAAGCGTGGATCGATGATGACTCCCACAAAAACATTCCTTGGAAGCTGAACAAAATGAGTGAAAACTCTATACCGTCGTCCTCATCGAACTGAGGTCCACCACGTTGTGCGAGAAGGGCGCAGGCAGGCGGGTGGTGGAGGGGTCAACCTGGCCACATGGTTGAGTGGGGGCTCGGGGGAAATGGGCGTGGCCAGCGGGGGGAGGGTTTTGTGGTCCGAGGCGCAGCCTGTGGTTGCTTGGGCGTGGAGCCCCGTCAGCGCCGGGGCCCCTGGTGCGTGCCCCAGCCGTCGGGTGGCAGGAGAAGGCTTTGGCCTTGTAGGGCGCTTCTGGTCACGGCACCTGAGCACTCTGCTTTTGTGGGCGTACCAGCCTGAGGACCGTGGCGGGCCCGACGGGCACTTGCTCCTCTTTCTGCACAGGAGGTGGTTGTCTGGACGTGTGGCTCCCCATGGCGGGGTTCTAGGTGTCGGGGAGACGCTCGAGGGACCGTAGGCACGGGGTCAAGGCAGGCAGTGGCCAAAGAGAAACAGAAGCGCTAAGGCTCGGGCCCCATAGTTGGCGTTGCCAACGGGAGCGCCACCTTGGCCTTTGCCTGGAGTTGCCGCAGAGGTAGCCCGTGGACTCCCGCGCCCTGTGGGCGGGAGCAGGGCCTCGGGGGCGGCAAAATGTCTCCGAGGTGAGGAGGACAGAAGGCTGGGTGGGACGGCGGACCATTGAAGAAACTGGAAGCAGGGAGACAGAGTCCCACCAATCACGGGTGGGCTGTCGCCGGGCCGCACAGTTGGTGCTGAACCCTGTGACAGATTGTCTTCCCCCTGCCCTTGAGTGGAGAATACTGGTCGGGCCCTGTGTGTCGGTCTGGGTGTCGACTTCGTGGGAAGCGGGGAGCCAAGGCCCTCAGGTGGCCTCTGGGGTAGGTGACGTGGATGTGGACAGTGGCGAATCCTCCTGAGGATCTGTGGTTGTGGGTCCTCGTGACGAGTTGTGGTGTCGGAGGGAGTGATGCCGAGGGAGCTGGCACGCGAGTGGAACACAGATGGGTGGACACGTGCCAGTAGTGGGTGGAGGAAGATCTCCGCTGGGAGGGGTAAGAGTGGCGCGGTTGTCCCTGCGTCCTGGGGCAGCCGAGCGTGATGGCACTGAGGGTCTCCCGGAGACCCGTGGATAGGGGCCGGCGTGGTGGGGAAACTTTCCGTGTTGAGCTTCGGAAGTGTGTTTGGCAGAGTGGGGCGTCCCACGGGAGCTGGGGCGTACCTGGGGAGCCAAGACCCCCTGGCCATCCCGAGCAGGTGAGGCGCTGTCCCGCGGGTGGCCATGTTGGTGCACTAGGGCGGGTTCCTGGACTTCGTGGGAAACGTCCTGGTTCCCGCTCGACCTGGGTCCCGCTCGACCTGGGCTTGTCAGCCTTCCTGTGGACGAAAGGCCTCATGGTCGCGGTGGGCCTCTGAGTGTGTGCCGGTGACCATTCCTCGGGGTCCTGTGTCGGGACTGACGTCTCTGGAAGCCTAAGGGCCGCTTTAGTCCTGAG
The Sciurus carolinensis chromosome 2, mSciCar1.2, whole genome shotgun sequence DNA segment above includes these coding regions:
- the LOC124976341 gene encoding uncharacterized protein LOC124976341; this translates as MLLVGAFGGHVRQAGRVELRWALARGRLALSARVQERPGSRLRHVPLGMQRGAIRALLCSCGSHGSEGPGGRRKRGGHRRRTARQAAGTGAFRGASPRLGQVCPPSRGVQELLRGPLREGDAGQAGVSVWVSGPAAGRLCRRPGPWSTVSLFSRMRVLCVHCSGGVGVGGVARAWQQGAQLCRGRRAPMTSWHPCVHGGVWRGRSPCRGRFPGQLRLWWRCDEEQGRQPVPGRARLLLLNLALRGLPWAPCRGRFPGELGLWWRCEEEQGGQATPRRARLLLLNLALHGLPWSPCRGRFPGQLRLWWRCDEEQGRQPVPGRARLLLLNLALRGLPWAPCRGRFPGELGLWWRCEEEQGGQPVPGRARLLLLNLALHGLPWRWLSGRVAPHGGVLGVGETLEGP